From a single Gadus morhua chromosome 3, gadMor3.0, whole genome shotgun sequence genomic region:
- the LOC115539753 gene encoding keratin, type I cytoskeletal 13, protein MGGKFSTDSSSQNSSVNTNLGFNNSISFARSPMIGGGLGSGGGGEKATMQNLNDRLATYLEDVWSLENGNAELELRIRQFLENKTSPGSRDYSAFFVSVADLHNKIHGAMCVDGSIYLANHNAKLAADDFKTKRENEVSMRQSVEADFAGLKRLLDVLARSDLEMQIEGMKEELIFMKKKQEEAFRSSVEMDPGPTQDLNAVLSEIRKQYEQASAKNKKELDAWFQEKAATVKQEVAVSTETNLNHLLQSLQRELQSQLTIKGSIEGTLQETENQATSLEEQLVNLQGDIDRQGQEYQMLLDTKTRLEMEIAEYRRLLDDTGSSSSSST, encoded by the exons ATGGGCGGCAAATTCAGCACCGACAGTTCCAGTCAAAACAGTTCCGTAAATACGAATCTCGGCTTCAACAATTCGATCTCCTTCGCCAGAAGCCCGATGATTGGCGGTGGCTTGGGTAGCGGAGGCGGCGGTGAGAAGGCCACCATGCAGAACCTGAATGACCGCCTGGCCACCTACTTGGAAGATGTGTGGTCCCTGGAGAACGGCAACGCCGAGCTGGAGCTGAGGATCCGACAGTTCCTGGAGAACAAAACCTCTCCCGGATCCCGAGACTACTCTGCCTTCTTCGTCTCCGTCGCAGACCTGCACAACAAG ATCCATGGCGCCATGTGTGTCGACGGAAGCATCTACCTGGCCAACCACAACGCCAAGCTGGCTGCGGACGACTTCAAGACAAA GAGGGAGAACGAGGTGAGCATGCGGCAGTCGGTGGAGGCGGACTTCGCCGGACTCAAGAGGCTGCTGGACGTGCTGGCCAGGTCTGACCTGGAGATGCAGATTGAAGGGATGAAGGAGGAGCTGATCTTCATGAAGAAGaaacaggaggag GCTTTCAGAAGCTCAGTGGAGATGGACCCGGGGCCGACGCAGGACCTGAACGCCGTCCTGTCAGAGATCCGCAAGCAGTACGAACAGGCATCGGCCAAGAACAAGAAGGAACTGGACGCCTGGTTCCAAGAGAAG GCGGCGACGGTCAAACAGGAGGTCGCAGTGAGCACAGAAACCAACCTCAACCACCTGCTGCAGTCCCTGCAGAGAGAGCTCCAATCACAGCTCACCATT AAAGGGTCAATCGAGGGCACCCTGCAGGAGACGGAGAACCAGGCGACCagcctggaggagcagctggtCAACCTGCAAGGCGACATCGACCGCCAGGGCCAGGAGTACCAGATGCTGCTGGACACCAAGACGCGCCTGGAGATGGAGATCGCAGAGTACCGCAGACTGCTGGACGA CACtggcagcagctccagctccagcaccTAG